One Caloramator mitchellensis DNA window includes the following coding sequences:
- the tsaD gene encoding tRNA (adenosine(37)-N6)-threonylcarbamoyltransferase complex transferase subunit TsaD — protein MERFLTLGIETSCDETSAAVVLNGREVLSNVIYSQIDIHKRFGGVVPEVASRKHVEIISLIVEEAIKEAGIKFSDIDLIAPTYGPGLVGALLVGLSYAKGLSLSLKKPLIGVNHIEGHISANYIQHKYLEPPFLCLVVSGGHSHLVYIEDYDTYEIIGKTRDDAAGEAFDKIARALGLGYPGGPLIDKIARQGNEDAIDFPRAYLEEESFDFSFSGLKSAVLNYLNKMSMQGIEIKKEDVAASFQKSVVEVLANKTIRAAKLKKINKVALAGGVAANSRLRDELSLLCKKYGFEFYYPSIELCTDNAAMIAASGYYAYKKGRVSSLSINAYPNLKIGEKL, from the coding sequence ATGGAGAGATTTTTAACATTAGGAATTGAAACAAGCTGCGATGAAACTTCTGCAGCAGTTGTGTTAAATGGAAGGGAAGTTCTTTCTAATGTAATCTATTCTCAGATTGATATACATAAGAGATTTGGGGGAGTTGTGCCCGAGGTTGCTTCAAGAAAACACGTTGAGATAATTAGCTTGATAGTTGAAGAAGCAATAAAAGAGGCTGGTATTAAATTTAGCGATATTGATTTGATTGCCCCAACTTATGGTCCGGGGCTTGTTGGTGCTTTATTAGTAGGTTTATCCTATGCAAAGGGGCTTTCATTATCATTGAAAAAGCCACTTATTGGAGTTAATCACATAGAAGGGCATATCAGTGCAAACTATATTCAACATAAGTATTTGGAGCCTCCTTTTTTATGCCTTGTTGTTTCGGGAGGACACAGCCATTTGGTTTACATAGAAGATTACGATACATATGAGATAATAGGAAAGACAAGGGACGATGCAGCTGGTGAAGCATTTGATAAAATTGCTAGGGCATTAGGGCTTGGATATCCAGGAGGACCTTTGATAGATAAAATTGCAAGGCAGGGAAATGAAGATGCAATTGACTTTCCAAGGGCTTATCTTGAGGAGGAATCATTCGATTTTTCATTTAGCGGCTTAAAATCAGCTGTCTTAAATTATTTGAATAAAATGAGCATGCAAGGAATAGAAATAAAAAAAGAGGATGTTGCTGCAAGTTTTCAAAAGTCCGTTGTAGAGGTTTTAGCGAATAAGACAATAAGAGCAGCTAAACTTAAAAAGATAAATAAGGTTGCACTTGCAGGAGGGGTTGCGGCAAATTCAAGGTTAAGGGACGAATTAAGTTTGTTATGTAAAAAATATGGATTTGAGTTTTACTATCCATCTATAGAGTTATGCACGGATAATGCAGCAATGATTGCAGCTTCGGGTTACTATGCATACAAAAAAGGAAGGGTGTCGAGCTTGTCAATTAATGCCTATCCAAATCTAAAAATTGGGGAAAAGCTGTGA
- the thiI gene encoding tRNA uracil 4-sulfurtransferase ThiI, with protein MKKLLVKYSSEITLKGLNRKVFEDLLIRNIRNKIGREAKITKEQGRIIIENYTEDMLEKVNKVFGVLGVAEAVVVDKDMESIAKAAVDVLKDIQFKTFKVECKRQDKKFPLNSLEVSKKIGGEILKNIKDISVDVHKPEVVLTVEIRNDAYVYSNFIQGQGGMPYKSAGKGVLLLSGGIDSPVAGYMLAKRGLELISVYYHSHPYTSERAKEKVISLAKKLAEFTGNLKLYVVPFTKIQMEIIEKCREDELTIIMRRFMMSIAEEIAKKEGAMCLATGESLGQVASQTLESMYVTNNAVSMPVFRPLVGMDKVDIMDIARRIDTYETSILPYEDCCTIFVPKHPKTKPRLCDIQKSEEVLDIKGLIDDAVSNAEIIIV; from the coding sequence ATGAAAAAACTACTAGTGAAGTATTCCAGCGAGATAACATTGAAGGGTCTTAATAGAAAGGTTTTTGAGGACCTTCTAATTAGAAACATTAGAAACAAGATAGGAAGAGAGGCAAAGATTACAAAGGAGCAGGGGAGAATAATAATTGAGAATTATACAGAAGACATGCTTGAAAAGGTAAACAAGGTTTTTGGAGTTTTAGGAGTTGCGGAGGCTGTTGTAGTCGATAAGGATATGGAAAGTATTGCAAAGGCAGCTGTTGATGTTTTAAAGGATATTCAATTTAAAACATTTAAGGTAGAGTGTAAGAGGCAGGACAAAAAATTCCCTCTAAATTCTCTTGAGGTTTCAAAGAAAATAGGGGGAGAAATACTTAAAAACATAAAGGATATATCAGTTGATGTTCATAAACCTGAGGTTGTTCTTACTGTAGAAATAAGAAACGACGCATATGTTTATTCTAATTTTATTCAAGGGCAGGGTGGAATGCCGTATAAGAGCGCAGGAAAGGGAGTATTGCTTTTATCTGGAGGAATAGACAGCCCGGTTGCTGGATATATGCTTGCTAAAAGAGGACTTGAGCTTATCTCGGTTTATTATCACAGCCACCCGTATACAAGCGAAAGGGCTAAAGAAAAAGTTATAAGCCTTGCTAAAAAATTAGCTGAATTCACTGGAAATTTGAAACTATATGTTGTTCCATTTACAAAAATTCAGATGGAGATTATTGAAAAATGTAGAGAAGATGAACTTACTATCATTATGAGAAGATTTATGATGAGTATTGCCGAGGAAATAGCGAAAAAAGAGGGTGCGATGTGTCTTGCGACAGGGGAGAGTTTAGGACAGGTAGCAAGCCAGACTCTTGAGAGCATGTATGTTACAAACAATGCTGTCTCAATGCCTGTTTTTAGACCTCTTGTTGGTATGGATAAGGTTGATATTATGGACATTGCAAGAAGAATAGACACTTATGAAACATCAATTCTTCCTTATGAGGATTGCTGCACTATATTTGTTCCAAAGCACCCTAAAACAAAACCAAGGCTTTGCGACATACAAAAATCTGAGGAAGTATTGGACATCAAAGGACTTATAGACGATGCTGTTAGCAATGCTGAAATAATTATAGTATAA
- a CDS encoding nitroreductase family protein, with protein sequence MGEYEAIFKRRSVRKYQDEEIAFALLEEIKELAKYPNKLFDIDFDIHVVEDGSKMQNVLKGLIGSYGKIIAPHYLVVTSEKREGYLENVGYALEDLVLKMTEMGLGTCYIGGFYDKNKVQEVIEVKDGHETVIVLAFGYPSKGIDYIKMLVGAKRLGIDEFCDGDFDEQWKYVMDAVRVAPSAMNSQPWRFIKYNNIVDVYIKTNKKSQHIKDMNKIDIGIALQHLKVAAEYFKLSVDFKRLDKEDKDDLTYILSILEG encoded by the coding sequence ATGGGGGAGTATGAGGCCATATTTAAAAGAAGGTCAGTTAGAAAATATCAGGATGAGGAGATAGCATTTGCACTTTTGGAAGAGATTAAGGAACTTGCAAAGTATCCTAATAAATTATTCGACATTGACTTTGACATACACGTTGTCGAAGATGGAAGTAAGATGCAAAACGTGTTAAAAGGGCTTATAGGAAGCTATGGGAAAATAATTGCGCCCCATTATTTAGTAGTTACTTCTGAAAAAAGAGAAGGGTATCTTGAAAACGTTGGATATGCACTTGAAGACTTGGTTCTAAAAATGACTGAAATGGGCCTTGGAACATGCTATATAGGTGGATTTTATGATAAAAATAAAGTTCAGGAAGTAATAGAGGTTAAAGATGGTCATGAAACAGTTATAGTTCTTGCATTTGGATACCCTTCTAAAGGGATAGATTATATTAAAATGCTTGTAGGAGCAAAAAGATTAGGAATAGACGAATTTTGCGATGGGGATTTTGACGAGCAGTGGAAGTATGTAATGGATGCTGTAAGGGTTGCGCCTTCTGCAATGAACAGCCAGCCTTGGAGATTTATTAAATACAATAATATAGTCGATGTATATATAAAGACTAATAAAAAATCTCAGCATATTAAGGATATGAATAAAATTGATATAGGCATTGCCCTTCAGCATTTGAAGGTAGCAGCTGAATATTTTAAACTAAGCGTAGATTTTAAAAGGTTAGACAAAGAGGATAAGGATGATTTGACTTATATCCTGAGCATTTTAGAAGGATAG
- a CDS encoding cysteine desulfurase family protein, producing the protein MMIYFDNSATTKPYKEVVDEVMDCLTNYFGNPSSAHRLGIEAEKKLSSARERVARIINAGPNEIFFTSGGTEANNTVIKGLLKKGDHVITTKIEHKSVIQAVKQLEEDGIEATYLSVDKDGIINLDELKNSIKDNTRLVTIMYVNNEIGSIQPVEDIIKIVREKSKKAKIHFDAVQALGKIKIDVKKLDADFLSLSAHKIHGPKGVGALYVKKDLKLKSLLTGGGQEKDLRSGTENVPGISGFGVACDFAYNNIEKNIEKVKEIKMHFIKRLSEIDDCIVNSPFDDKHINNVLSVSFLGVRGEVLLHGLEDYKIYVSTGSACSAKKAGHKNYVLPEIGLNEDAIEGTIRFSFSHMNEIQEVDKTIDALKNLLKFLRRFKR; encoded by the coding sequence ATGATGATATATTTTGACAATAGCGCGACAACTAAGCCATATAAAGAAGTAGTAGACGAGGTAATGGATTGTTTGACTAATTATTTTGGAAATCCTTCGTCGGCACACAGATTAGGAATTGAAGCAGAAAAAAAGCTGAGCAGTGCAAGGGAAAGAGTAGCGAGGATTATTAATGCAGGTCCTAATGAAATATTTTTCACATCTGGCGGAACCGAGGCAAATAATACAGTTATCAAAGGGCTTTTGAAAAAAGGCGACCATGTTATAACGACTAAAATAGAGCATAAGAGCGTCATTCAGGCCGTTAAACAGTTAGAAGAAGATGGGATTGAGGCTACATATTTATCGGTCGATAAGGATGGAATAATAAATTTAGATGAACTGAAAAATTCTATAAAGGATAACACAAGGCTTGTGACCATTATGTATGTTAACAATGAAATAGGGTCAATTCAACCAGTTGAGGATATAATCAAAATTGTAAGAGAAAAGAGCAAGAAGGCAAAAATACATTTTGATGCTGTTCAAGCATTGGGGAAGATAAAAATAGATGTAAAGAAACTGGATGCCGACTTTTTATCCTTAAGTGCCCATAAAATACATGGACCTAAGGGAGTTGGTGCTCTGTATGTAAAAAAGGACTTGAAATTGAAATCCCTTTTAACAGGGGGCGGACAGGAGAAGGATTTGAGGTCGGGAACAGAAAACGTTCCGGGGATATCTGGTTTTGGTGTAGCCTGTGATTTTGCATATAATAATATTGAGAAAAATATAGAAAAAGTTAAAGAAATTAAAATGCATTTCATAAAGAGGTTAAGTGAAATAGATGATTGTATAGTCAACAGTCCATTTGATGATAAACATATAAACAATGTTTTGAGCGTTTCGTTTTTAGGGGTAAGGGGAGAGGTGCTGCTTCATGGGCTTGAGGATTATAAAATTTATGTTTCGACAGGCTCAGCATGTTCTGCAAAAAAAGCAGGGCATAAAAACTATGTTCTCCCAGAAATAGGACTTAATGAAGATGCTATTGAAGGAACCATTAGATTTAGCTTTTCGCACATGAATGAAATCCAAGAGGTCGACAAAACAATCGATGCACTAAAGAATTTGTTAAAGTTTTTGAGGAGGTTCAAAAGATGA